In the Leptospiraceae bacterium genome, one interval contains:
- a CDS encoding molybdenum cofactor guanylyltransferase — protein MNKYEISKLSTSQNPFGKSIVGVVLCGGLSKRMGTDKGTLKTRGKYWADYSLTILKNFTNTVIFSIREDQFGLYRKIFPNSNLILDNANAKGPLNGILSVYEKFPDCDLLIHACDMISMDKNIVSILYTKFKNFTGFEFYVFKIDGKIEPLCGIYTCHGLKKLKNQIDSVGFQSYSLKEILAKFKTLYIEDENISKNFFKNINYPEDILLE, from the coding sequence ATGAATAAATATGAAATCTCAAAACTTTCAACTTCTCAAAATCCTTTTGGTAAATCTATAGTCGGAGTGGTTCTTTGTGGTGGGCTTTCTAAAAGAATGGGGACGGACAAAGGCACATTGAAAACTCGCGGGAAATACTGGGCAGATTACTCTTTAACTATTTTAAAAAATTTTACAAATACTGTTATCTTTTCAATTCGTGAGGATCAATTTGGTTTATACAGAAAAATTTTTCCAAATTCAAATTTAATTTTAGATAATGCAAATGCTAAGGGCCCGTTGAATGGAATCCTAAGTGTCTATGAAAAATTTCCAGATTGTGATTTACTTATTCATGCCTGCGATATGATTTCAATGGATAAAAATATAGTTTCAATATTATATACAAAATTTAAAAATTTCACTGGCTTCGAATTTTATGTTTTTAAAATTGATGGAAAAATTGAGCCTTTGTGTGGAATTTACACTTGTCATGGATTGAAAAAATTAAAAAATCAAATTGATTCGGTAGGTTTTCAATCCTATTCACTAAAAGAAATTTTAGCAAAATTCAAAACTCTTTATATAGAGGATGAAAATATTTCTAAAAATTTTTTCAAAAATATTAACTATCCGGAAG